GCCCGCGCCGCACGCGCGCCAGCGAACATTGCGATGCGGGAAAGTCGTACACGATCGTGATCGCATCGTGCGGCAAGGCCGGTTGCAGGCGATGCGTCACCAGCAGGTCGAGCCAGTCGTCGCGGGTCAGCTCGTCGGCGCTGATCGAGAAGTCGCGCAACGGTGCACGCAGCTCGTGCTCGTCGGCGACAAATGGATCGATGCGCAAACCATCGCGGAACCAGTCGCGGTAACTCGTCGTCGTGACGCTCGCATCGCGTTGCACCAGCGCCAGCGCGGTGCGCACGAGTTGCGCGCATTCCAGCATCAGGCGGCGATGATCGAATCCGACGCGATACCACTCCAGCATCGTGAATTCGGGATTGTGCGACGCGCCCGCTTCGCCGTTGCGGAACACGCGGCCGAGTTCATAACAGTCGCCGAAATCTTCCGCGAGCAGGCGCTTGAGCGGATATTCCGGCGACGTGCGCAGAAAACGCTCGCGCGCGCCCGCGCCGATCGGCCCAGCGAACGTGGTCGAAAAGCCCTCGATGTTCGGCTCGGTATTGCCTGCCGCCGACAGGACCGGCGTCTCGACTTCCGTCACGCCGCGCTGCGCGAAGAAATCGCGGAACAATGCGTAGAGCCGTGCGCGCCGGTGCAGCGCTTCGAATCGACGGTCAGGCGTCATGCGATTTCAGCAGCGCCAGCAGTTTCGCTTCGCCCCAGATTTCGACACCCAGCGCTTCGGCCTTTTCGAGTTTGGAACCGGCGGCTTCGCCGGCGACCACGAATGAGGTTTTCTTCGATACCGAGCCCGCGACCTTGGCGCCCAATGCTTCCAGCTTGTCTTTCGCCTCGTCGCGCGTGAGTGACGACAAGCCGCCGGTCAGCACGACGGTTTGTCCGGCCAGCGGGCCTTCCGCTCTGCGTTGCGGCGCGGATTCCTTCCAGTGCACGCCGGCTTTTTGCAGCGCGGCGATCACGCTGCGGTTGCGCGACTCGGCGAAGAACGCGGCGATGTGCGCGGCCATGATCGGGCCGACGTCGTTCACCTCGGTGAGTTCGGCCTCGCTCGCGTGCATCAACCCCTCGAGTGAACCGAAATGTCGCGCCAACGTCTTGGCCGTCGCCTCGCCCACTTCCGGAATGCCCAGCGCGTACAGGAAACGCTCCAGCGTGGTGACCTTGCTGGCTTCGATCGCCTCGATCAGGTTTTCCGCCCACTTGGTGGCGATCTTGCCGGCTTTCACGGTTTCGGGAATCACACCGTCGCGCTCTTCACCACGCCGCTTCATCGCAAGCAGGTCGTCCACCGTCAGCTTGTACAGATCGGCGGGCGAATGCAGGTATTCGAACGCGATCAGATCCTCGATGTAGCGCTCGCCGAGTCCGTCGATATCCATCGCGCGGCGCGACGCGAAATGCGCGATGGCCTGCGTGCGTTGCGCGGCGCACACTAGTCCGCCGGTGCAACGCGCCACGACCTCGCCTTCTTCGCGCACGATCGCCGAGCCGCACACGGGACAATGTTTCGGCATGCGCCACGGTTTCGCACCCGGCGGGCGGCGTTCGAGATTCACCCGCACCACTTCCGGGATCACGTCGCCGGCGCGGCGCACGATCACGGTGTCGCCGGCGCGCACGTCCAGACGCGCGACCTGGTCCATGTTGTGCAGTGTGGCTTTGGTGACGGTGACGCCGCCGACCTGCACTGGCCGCATCACGGCGAATGGCGTGGCTGCGCCGGTGCGGCCGATGTTGATCTCGATCGATTCGACGACGGTGTCCTTTTCCTGCGCCGGATATTTGTGCGCCAGCGCCCAGCGTGGCGCACGCGACACGAAACCCATTTCGTTCTGCTGGTCGTAGCGGTCGAGCTTGTAGACGACGCCGTCGATGTCGTAGGGCAACGCGTCGCGCTGCGCGCCCATGCGGCGATAGTAGTCGAGCAAGCCGTCCAGGCCTTCGGCGCGTTCCACCTGCGGACTCACCGGCAAGCCCCATTCGCGCAACCGCTGCAGCGTCTTCAGGTGACTCGGGGGCAGCTTGCCGCCCCGCACCTCGCCGATCGCATAGGCGTAGAACGCCAATGGACGCGAGGCGGTGATGGCGGGATCGAGCTGGCGCAGCGAACCCGCGGCGCCGTTGCGCGGATTGGCCAGCGTGCGTTCGCCACGCTCGCGCGCGCGTTCGTTGAAGGCTTCGAACGCGGCCTTGGGCATGTACACCTCGCCGCGCACTTCCAGCACGCCGGGCCAATCATCGCCGCGCAGCTTCAGCGGGATCGCCTTGACGGTACGAAGGTTGGCGGTGACGTCTTCGCCCACCGCGCCGTCGCCGCGGGTCGCGCCCTGCACGAACAAGCCGTCTTCGTAACGCAAGCTGATGGCCAGGCCATCGAGCTTGGGTTCGGCGGAAAACACCAGCTTCGATTCATCGCGGCCCAGCGTCTGCGCGATCCGCCGCACGAACGCGGCGGCTTCCTCATCGGTGAAGGCATTGGACAGCGAAAGCATCGGCAGCGCGTGTTCGACCTGCGCGAAGCCCCCGCGGGCGCGCGCGCCGACCCGGCGGGTGGGCGAATCGGGCGTGGCCAGTTCCGGGTGCGCGGCTTCCAGCGCCTCCAGCTCGCGCATCAGGTGGTCGTACTCGGCGTCCGGGATGGACGGATCGTCGAGCACGTAGTAGCGGTGGTTGGCGTCGTCGATCGCGCTGCGCAGGGCTGCGGCCTGGCGCGCCGCGGCGGTTTGCTGGGTCATGGAGGGTTGGCCGCGTTGCGGTGCATCCGGTGGATCGGCCAAGTTTAACCCGCGTGCCAGGCAGCCCGTTTCGTGCGCTTCCGCACGCCACCGAATCCCGAAATGAAAGGTACAAGAAAGGTTGCTGGCGCAGTATCGGTTGCGGGTGAGGTGCGGTCCCTCTTTGTCAGTGAGCAGTTTTGGAGCAACCCTCGTGCTACCGACTGTTCATGGTCTCACCCCCGTGCCTGGCCTGCGTCGAACCCCTCCCCGGTGACGCAGGCCGGGCGCGTTTGTTTGTGCGATCATCCATGATCGCGGCACGACCCGCCTCCCTCGCAAGCGATCAGCCACTCAGCCCGGTGGAAGACCACCTCGGCCATCCGTGGGTTTATTCGCGCGATCGTCCATGATCGCGGCGTATCGTTGGCGACTTGTCTCCGAACCGTTCGAGCCTCATGGCAGACCACCTCGGCCATCCTTGGCCTGACCCTCACAAAAGCCGCTTCGGTCTTGGAACGGGCAGCCGTTAAACTAGCCGATTCTTTTTGACGCACCGGGCCGTCCAGCCCTACCGATGTCCGAAGCTAGTGCTCCCGAAGGCACGGCACGCATGCGCGGCCTGATCTGGCTGGTCGCGGCCGCGTTTTTCATGCAGACGCTGGATTCGACCATCGTCAACACCGCGGTGCCCAGCATCGCGCACGCATTGGCGGTGCCGCCGATCTCGTTGAAGACCGCGCTGACCAGTTACGTGCTGACGTTGGCGATCTGCATTCCAGCCAGCGCGTGGTTGTCCGACCGCTTCGGCACGCAGCGCGTGTTCGCGGCGTCGATCTGGATATTCACGCTGGGCTCGCTCGCCTGCGGCGTATCGCAGAACCTCGTCCAGCTGGTTGCCGCACGCGTGCTGCAAGGCGTCGGCGGTGCGCTGCTGATGCCGATCGGCCGCTACGTGCTGGTGCGCGCGTTCGGTCCGAAGGATTTCGTCGCCGCGATGAGCACGGCCGGCATTCCCGGCCTGCTGGGTCCGGTGCTGGGCCCATTGCTGGGCGGCGTGCTGTCGCAGTACGCGTCGTGGCGCTTGATCTTCCTGGTCAACGTGCCGGTGGGCATCGTCGGCCTGTGGCTCAACCGCCGCGAGATGCCGGATTTCCGCGGCGAGCGGCGGCCGTTCGACTGGATCGGCTTCGTGTTGTTCGCGCTGGCGTCGGGGATGCTGTTGACCTCGGCGGAAACCGCCGGCGACGGCGACTACCGCGGCGCGGGCATCGCCGCATTGGCCGGAGTCGTCTGCGGCTTCGCCTACTGGCACTATGGCCGGCGCGCCAGGCATCCGGTCGTCGACCTCGGCCTGCTGAAGGTGCGCAGCTTCAACATCGCGGTGGGCGGCGGCATGTGCATGCGGCTGGGAACCGCGGGCCTGTCGTTCATCCTGATGCTGTTCCTGCAGGTCGGCTGCGGCTGGACCCCGACCGCGGCGGGCATGATGATCGTGCCGCAAGCGATCGCGATGGTGTTGATGAAACTGTTCATCGACCGCATCCTGAAACGCTACGGCTACCGGCGCACGCTGTTCGTGAACACCGCGATCGCAACCGCCCTGCTCGCCTGTTTCGCGTTGTTCGACGCCACCACGCCGTGGTGGGCGATCGCGGCGCTGATGTTCGCCTACGGCTTCGTGATGAGCCTGCAATACACCGCGATGAACACCCTCGCCTTCGTGGACCTTGCGCCGGATCGCGCGGCGCAGGCGTCGTCGGTGACCTCCGCCACGCAGTACCTGGTGATCAGTTTCGGCATCGCGTTGTCGTCGTGGCTGCTGGCAGTGTTCCTCAACGGGCACCACCACGACCCCGCGTCCTACGTGCGCGGCTTCCGCGCCGCGGTATTGGTGATGGCCGCGCTGTCACTGGTTGCCGTGTACGTGTTCACGCGGCTGCGGCATGACCGGCCGTTGCGGCGATCGATCACGACGCCCGAAACGGCGGCGTGATTTCGAGCCCTCTCCCCCGAATGGTTTTTATTCGGGGGAGAGGGTTGGGTGAGGGGGCAGCGTCTACACGGCGCGCTGCGACCGATTCGCGCATTACGAATTTGATTGAGCGACTTTCGTGCCCGCGTGCGTCGCATCCCCCTCACCCCAGCCTTCTCCCCCAACGAAAAGCCGTTGGGGGAGAAGGAGAGGAGCGCACCCATTCAGGCCGTCATGTAGCATCGCGCGATGGCCGACACCACCGCGATCCTGCTGGAGGTCTTCATCATCTTCGCCGCCGCGCAGGTGGGCAGCGTCGCGGCACGCGGGGTGCGACT
The genomic region above belongs to Rhodanobacteraceae bacterium and contains:
- a CDS encoding DNA ligase (NAD(+)), with the protein product MTQQTAAARQAAALRSAIDDANHRYYVLDDPSIPDAEYDHLMRELEALEAAHPELATPDSPTRRVGARARGGFAQVEHALPMLSLSNAFTDEEAAAFVRRIAQTLGRDESKLVFSAEPKLDGLAISLRYEDGLFVQGATRGDGAVGEDVTANLRTVKAIPLKLRGDDWPGVLEVRGEVYMPKAAFEAFNERARERGERTLANPRNGAAGSLRQLDPAITASRPLAFYAYAIGEVRGGKLPPSHLKTLQRLREWGLPVSPQVERAEGLDGLLDYYRRMGAQRDALPYDIDGVVYKLDRYDQQNEMGFVSRAPRWALAHKYPAQEKDTVVESIEINIGRTGAATPFAVMRPVQVGGVTVTKATLHNMDQVARLDVRAGDTVIVRRAGDVIPEVVRVNLERRPPGAKPWRMPKHCPVCGSAIVREEGEVVARCTGGLVCAAQRTQAIAHFASRRAMDIDGLGERYIEDLIAFEYLHSPADLYKLTVDDLLAMKRRGEERDGVIPETVKAGKIATKWAENLIEAIEASKVTTLERFLYALGIPEVGEATAKTLARHFGSLEGLMHASEAELTEVNDVGPIMAAHIAAFFAESRNRSVIAALQKAGVHWKESAPQRRAEGPLAGQTVVLTGGLSSLTRDEAKDKLEALGAKVAGSVSKKTSFVVAGEAAGSKLEKAEALGVEIWGEAKLLALLKSHDA
- a CDS encoding putative MFS-type transporter; translation: MRGLIWLVAAAFFMQTLDSTIVNTAVPSIAHALAVPPISLKTALTSYVLTLAICIPASAWLSDRFGTQRVFAASIWIFTLGSLACGVSQNLVQLVAARVLQGVGGALLMPIGRYVLVRAFGPKDFVAAMSTAGIPGLLGPVLGPLLGGVLSQYASWRLIFLVNVPVGIVGLWLNRREMPDFRGERRPFDWIGFVLFALASGMLLTSAETAGDGDYRGAGIAALAGVVCGFAYWHYGRRARHPVVDLGLLKVRSFNIAVGGGMCMRLGTAGLSFILMLFLQVGCGWTPTAAGMMIVPQAIAMVLMKLFIDRILKRYGYRRTLFVNTAIATALLACFALFDATTPWWAIAALMFAYGFVMSLQYTAMNTLAFVDLAPDRAAQASSVTSATQYLVISFGIALSSWLLAVFLNGHHHDPASYVRGFRAAVLVMAALSLVAVYVFTRLRHDRPLRRSITTPETAA
- a CDS encoding Translation elongation factor P Lys34--(R)-beta-lysine ligase; amino-acid sequence: MTPDRRFEALHRRARLYALFRDFFAQRGVTEVETPVLSAAGNTEPNIEGFSTTFAGPIGAGARERFLRTSPEYPLKRLLAEDFGDCYELGRVFRNGEAGASHNPEFTMLEWYRVGFDHRRLMLECAQLVRTALALVQRDASVTTTSYRDWFRDGLRIDPFVADEHELRAPLRDFSISADELTRDDWLDLLVTHRLQPALPHDAITIVYDFPASQCSLARVRRGQPPVAERFELYLGQRELANGYHELNDAAEQGARFERDNARRRERGQRELPIDEDLLAVLDRLPDCAGVALGVDRLLMHLLDTDDIRDVLAFPFADA